The genomic segment CAAAACTGGCGACAAAAACGATAGCAGCAATGGCGTACATTTCGTGATGCCATAGCAGCGCCACACCACCGATGATGGTAGACGGTTCTCCGCGATTGAACAGAAGAATATTCATGATCGGCAGCATATTGGCAGGAATCAACAACAAGAGCGCCAATGCCAAAAAAAAACCACTTAACGCCAAGCTGTAAGGCTTACGCACAAAAACCATTTCACCACAGCGCGTACAGCGCACATAACCTCTCGCAGGACAGGGTTGTAAGCGATGGCAGCTTTTACACAGTGCCAAGCCACGACTCGCCGCCGTGACATGCATTGCTGATGCCGATAAGTTTTCTTGCGCTGGCATAAACAATTAGCGTGGTTTACTCGGTGGCGGTTCATCATCCGGCAGCACAAAGATAGCTCTGCCTGTAGGACGCTCTGGTGGTGTATCTGTCGGCTCTAATGACAGTGACAAGCTCGATGCATTCAAAATGGCATCGATCGCGCTAGTATCTACCGCATTTTCTAGAGAATACTTGGGCTCATTCTGCCCCTCTTTTTCATTCTGTATTTCACGCAACCAAGCGGGTAACCCATCGTCAACACTATCAGCCATTTCTACAGGCAGTAGCGCTAACTCAGAATCAAATTCCAATACGAAGGCTTTTGCTTTCTCCAAATAGTTATTGGTAGGTGCATCGCTTTTCACTTCATCTTTAGGCAAGAATGCCGCGAAAAACCCGCGAATTTCTACCAGCTGATCTTCCAACAACATCGGCACCAAACTCGAATACATATCCAACAAAGTAATAGCATTTTTAGATGAATCGGAATCGGTCGCGTATTGCAAACGACTGGCAATCGCTTTGTTGAGAATGTGTAAATCCTCATAAATTTTTATCAAGCCATCAAAAGCAAATTGCCCTTTTTTACCGTTATTCGTTAAAAAGTATTGCGCGATTAAATACATCCCCGCTACACGATAAACCGTTTCTTCCTCCGAAGATAATGGCAAATGAAATCGTGCCATCGGACGCATATACGCTGTTTTTGGACACCCGCAAGTCGGCGAAATCAAACCGAGCATTGAACTTAACACGCGTTGTAAAGCTGTTGTTTTTACTACGGTGCGATCTTCTGTCACCACTTCCAACTTCACCACATCAATGGAGCGCGTGGTATGAAAGCGTTCGATAATATCGTACAAGCGCAACGCTAAAGGGCAGTGCTTTGTTTCTTCTGCATTGAGCGGGCAATGTGAGCATTGTTTAAAGCCAAGCTCTGTCCACGGGGGGGGATTAGAAACTGGCTGATCAAGCAACTCAAATGTTTCACCGTCGAGATCAAAATCAAACACTTCGGTCGTTTCATCGTTCAAGCCAATGCGATAACTGATGCGTATGGGTTCCATATTATTTTTCCTGCGCGCGATTCTTTTCGTAGGTCTGCCACAACTCGTGCTGGTCTATCAGTGTTTCAATCAACAAGGTGCACAGCATGAGGCAAATAAAACAATACAAACCCACGCCGGGCAAGAGCTGCGCCATATCTTTTAATTTGACGACAGACACCAACACCGCCAGCAAGAAAACTTCCGGCATCGCCCATTCGCGCACATGATGGTTAAGACGCAGCAAAGCCGGTAGCCACGGCGGCGCGCCACCCATCTGCAATACCACACCCACCGCAAACACCAACCAGAGATTGAGGAAAGGCGCCACTAACGCACACACCGCCACCAGCGTTGCCACTTCCCAATAGCCATCATTGCCGAGCGCCAATACAGCTTGCGTAATCGACACATCGTGACGCAAACCAGTAGATGCCAAGCTCAGCAATGGCATACCCATGGCAGGAATGAGCAGCAGCAAGCCAACGGAGGACAGCAGAGCAGAAAACAATGCACTGTCAGGGCGGCCTTCTCTCAGGCCGTGGCCACAACGAGGGCACACCGACTCGCTGCCTTCAGGCACAGGCAGATCTGCCAATAGCAAGTCACAGTCGGCGCAGGCGGTGAGCTTGCTCTGCACTGTATCAATGGGAGGATTCACCTGAGTCTGAGTTCCGTTGTACATTGCCGCCATTAGAACATTATCTGTATGCACTGATGACTTTACCTCTTACGCCTTGGTTTGACGCTCCCGATGCTGCTGCGCAAGCCAGTGCGCGTTGTGCGGCAGGAGAAATCAGTGCATCAGAGCGCGATGCGTTGGTGGACTTTATTCGCGATGGTTATGTGATTCTGCCTGAACGCATTGATGCCGCGTTAATCGATCAAATCCTTGACGATATTCAGCAAGCGCCACAACACCGCGAGCAAATTGTGCTGCGTAAAAACGGGCAGTACAGCCATCCAGGGACGTTGGGCGTGGTGGGCAGGCGCAAACGCATCATTGATTTTCACGCGTTTAGCGATGCTGCATTGCAAGTCTCCCTTGCTGCACCAATCACGCGTTTTCTCTCTCTGTTGTATGGCGAACCCGCGCTGGCGTTTCAATCACTACTGTTTCAATACGGCTCGCGCCAAGCCATGCATCGCGACCCTTACTATGTCGTCACGGGGCAGCCCGCCTTTCTCACCGCCACTTGGGTTGCGCTGGAAAATATTGTGGAAGGCTCGGGCGAGCTGGCGTACTTCGTCGGCAGCCATCGCGTGAGCGACACGGCATTCGCCAGCGGCAAAACTACATGGACGCGCCAAACGGACTCACGCGAACAGCATGAATCCCATCTCGACCGGCTGGTCAACACTTGTGAAAACGCTGGGCTGGAGCGAAAAACCTTTCTCGCCGAAAAAGGACAAATTTTAGTGTGGCATGCCGGTTTAGTGCACGGCGGCAGCCCTGTGTTAGAGCCGGAGCAAACGCGCCGCAGTTTTGTTACGCATTACTGCCCGATGTCCGACTGCCCCGCCTTCTTGCAGAAGCAGCCCACTGGAGCAGACCGCTATGCACAGGGCGATGGGTTCTATGCTTCGCGCCATTACGACATCCCCTCTCGCAGTGTAAAAAAGACTCAATTCTTATCACATTGGGAAACGCCCCAGCCTCGCAGTCAACCAAAACCATCGCTCGAAGGTTGACGACTCAGGCGGCACGACTATGATGCCCCTGTCCTTTTTTCTGCGATCTCATCATGACCACTGCCACCCTCCGTCACGACTGGACACGCGCTGAAATCCTCGCGCTGTTCGCCCTACCTTTTAACGATCTGCTGTTCCGCGCGCAGCAAGTGCACCGCGAGCATTTCGATCCCAACCAAGTGCAGGTCAGCACACTGCTGTCGATCAAAACCGGCGCCTGCCCTGAAGACTGCAAATACTGCCCACAGAGCGGCCACTACGACACCGGTCTCGACAAAGAAAAACTACTCGAAATTGAAAAAGTAATTGAAGAAGCGCGCGCAGCGAAAGCCAACGGCTCCTCGCGTTTTTGCATGGGTGCGGCGTGGCGCTCACCAGCAGAAAAAGATATGCCCTATGTGTTGCACATGGTGCGCGAAGTGAAAGCATTGGGCATGGAAACTTGCATGACGTTGGGTATGTTGGATGCCGATAAATCCACACGTTTGGCAGAAGCGGGGTTGGATTATTACAACCACAATCTCGACACTTCGCCCGAATATTACGGCGAAATTATCACCACGCGCACTTATGCTGATCGTTTAGAAACTTTGGATCATGTGCGTAAAGCAGGCATGAAAGTGTGCAGCGGCGGTATCGTCGGCATGGGCGAAACACAAAACGATCGCGCAGGTTTATTGCAACAACTCGCCAATCTACATCCACATCCGGATTCGGTGCCGATCAACAATTTAGTGAAAGTAGAAGGCACACCACTAGAAAACGAAGCAGATCTCGACGCGTTTGATTTTCTGCGCACGATTGCAGTCGCGCGTATTTTGATGCCGCAATCCTTCGTGCGTTTGTCTGCTGGTCGCGAAACCATGAATGAGCAAATGCAAGCGCTTGCGTTTCTCGCCGGCGCGAATTCCATTTTCTATGGCGAAAAATTGTTGACCACGCCCAACCCTGCCGCGCACAAAGACCAGCAATTGTTTGCCAAGCTCGGTATCAACCCGCATTTGCGCGCCGCAACAGAAACACCCGTAACAGCCACACAAGAGAACTCGCTGTTTTACGATGCTTGCGCGTAAATCAACGCATGAACCGCTGGCAACAATCATGGCAAGAAAAACTTACTGAGCGCGCCGAGAATAATTTGCTGCGTACCGTACGCGTCAATGCGTTTGATGCGCAGCGCTCTTTTATCAGCAATGATTATCTTGGTCTTGCGCAACATCCAGCCTTAAAAAAAGCACTGTGCGCTGCTGCAGAAAAATACGGCAGTGGTAGCGGCGCTTCGCATTTATTGGGCGGGCATTCTGCGCCGCATCAACAACTAGAAGAAGAACTCACCGCCTTCACCGGTCGCGAACGCGCCCTGCTTTTTTCCACCGGTTACATGGCAAATCTTGGCGTGTTGACAGCGCTGCTGCAAAAAGGCGATTGCGTACTGCAAGACAAACTCAACCACGCATCACTGTTGGACGGCGGTTTATTTTCCGGCGCGGATTTTCGCCGCTACTTGCACAGCGACATTAATAGCCTAGAAAAACATCTAACGCGCTGCGCGGACAAAAAAGTTTTAGTCGCCACCGATGGCGTATTCAGTATGGATGGTGATATTGCGCCGCTACCTGAATTAGCTGTTCTGTGCCAACAGCATCAAGCACTATTGATGGTGGACGATGCGCACGGCTTTGGCGTGCTGGGCAAAAACGGCGCTGGCAGTTGCGAACATTTTTCACTGTCACAAAACGCTGTGCCGATTTTGATGGGTACTTTCGGTAAAGCACTGGGCAGCTTCGGCGCTTTTGTTGCCGGTTCAAATGATTTGATAGAAATGCTAATTCAATTCGCGCGACCTTTTATTTACACCACCGCGCTGCCACCGGCACAAACTGCTGCGACATCGTCTGCGCTTGGCTTATTAAAAACAGAAAGCTGGCGGCGTGAAAAACTGCAAAACAATATTGCCTTTTTCAAACAACAAGCTGCACAGCGGCAACTCGCGTTGCAAGATTCTCCCACCGCCATCCAACCACTTTTGATTGGCAGCAGTGTGCGAGTTATGCAAATCGACAAACAGATGCGTCAGCGTGGTTTTTTAGTCGGCGCCGTGCGACCGCCCACCGTAGCAGATAACGCAGCGCGTTTGCGCATCACACTGTCTGCCATACACGAAGAAAAAGATATGGCACATTTGCTCGATGCCATCGTCGACTGTTTGCGTGCAACATCATGAAATCTTTACCGATTATTTTGTTACACGGCTGGGGGTTTAGCAGTCGCATTTGGCAGCCACTGTTGCAAGCTTTAGCGGTACGCGATTGCACACAAGTTTTTTGTCTTGATTTACCCGGCTTTGGCAGCGCCTTTCATGAACACGCAAACAGCAACGATGCCGTGCTGCAATACCTCGTTGAACAATTACCAGAGCGTTGTGTGTTGGGCGGTTGGTCATTGGGCGGGATGCTGGCGACACAACTGGCGGCAAAACACCCAGAACGCGTTGCCGGTTTAATCACGCTCGGCAGCAATTTGTATTTCACTGCCGATGACGGCTGGCCTGGCATGCCACGGCAAGATTTCCAACAATTTTGTCAACGATTCGACAATCAACCCGAAAAAACTTGGCAGCGATTTCTCGGCCTGCAAACGCGCGGCGATGCTGATTGCGAACGCACCAATGCTCTTATCAACACTTTGGTAGATTTCCAAGATTGCAATGCACACACCGCAACAAAAATGCTGAAATTACTTGGCGAGATAGATAATCGCGCTATTTTTTCCGTATTGCCTATGCCGAGCTTGCATGTGTTGGGTGATGCAGACGCAATTACACCTGCAGCGATTGCGCCACAGCTTTCTGTTATGAATGCACAGCAAACAACGGTAGTTTTATCGCACAGCAGCCACGCCATGCCGGTATCACACGCCGAAACCATTGCTGACCATATTTTGCAGTTCCTACAACAACCGTCAGCCGCAATTTCAAATAACTCACCAAAAAAATCTCATATCGCCAACTCTTTTTCGCGCGCCGCCACCAGTTACAACCAAGCGGCACAATTGCAAAAAATAGTCGGCGAAGCTCTGCTCGCAACTCTGCCTGATGATTTACAAGGCACAGCATTAGACTTCGGTTGCGGCACGGGATTTATCAGCGCAGCACTGCAAAAAAAACATCCTGCACTGCGTGTAATCGGCGTTGATCTCGCCAGCGGCATGTTGCAAACCGCACAACAAACACACGCTATCACAGCCGTGCAAGCGGATATGGAACAGCTGCCGTTTGCAACACAATCAACCGATCATTTAATTTCTAATCTCGCATTGCAATGGGCAGATGATCTCACGCAATGTTTTACTGAATGGCGGCGCACCTTGAAACCGCAGGGCACACTGCGTTTTACCACTTTTTTACCCAACACGCTGCAAGAACTTAAAACCAGTTGGCAGGCTGTTGACGATGCTGTGCATGTCAATACTTTTATGACACAAGAAAAAATTGTGGGTGCGTTACAGCAAGCAGGCTTTTCCTCTATTGAAACTTTCTCTGCTGCGCATGTGTTGTATTACGATCAACTGCAAGATTTGGCGCGCGAACTCAAAGCGATCGGTGCACACAATATGAATAGCGGCAGACCGCAAGGGCTGACAGGAAAAAATCGCTGGGCAACATTAATAACGGCTTACGAAATGCTGCGTACCGAGCGCGGGCTGCCCGCCACTTACGAGGTGCTGTATGTCACCGCAGCCTAATACCTTGCTGCGCATTCCGTTGCCACTACGGCAAATCGCTTTTTGGAGCGCATGGTGCGTTGCGACACTGGTGATGTTATTGCCTACCAGCAGTTTGCCTTCGGTAAATATTTGGGACAAAGCCGAACACGCAATGACTTTTGCCGGTTTGATGTTTTTAGCGTGGCTCGCTTACCAACATCGTTATTCACTCACCGTATTGGCCGCATTGCTGATTGGTTATGGCGTTGCTACAGAATGTTTGCAGCACTTTATTCCATCGCGCAGTTTTAGCGTGCTGGACATGGTGGCAGACAGCATTGGTGTTCTGTTCATGCTATTTGTACTGCGCTTGAGAAATAAATCATGAGCAAGCAGATTTTTTTTATTGCCGGCACTGATACCGACGCAGGCAAAACTTTTGTCGCCTGCCAATTATTGCGTGCCGCACAGCAGCGCGGTTTTCGCACACTGGGATTAAAACCACTGGCGGCTGGCGCAGAAAAAACTGCTGAAGGTTTACGCAATGCCGATGCGCTGTTACTGCAGCAAGCATCTTCCGTACAACTCCCCTATGAAGTGATCAATCCTTTTTGTTTTCTCGAAGCCATTGCGCCACACATTGCAGCAGAAAAGAG from the Pseudomonadales bacterium genome contains:
- a CDS encoding paraquat-inducible protein A — encoded protein: MPAQENLSASAMHVTAASRGLALCKSCHRLQPCPARGYVRCTRCGEMVFVRKPYSLALSGFFLALALLLLIPANMLPIMNILLFNRGEPSTIIGGVALLWHHEMYAIAAIVFVASFVVPLGKAISIIVLLLSVYFRWPMNTHRRIAVYRIVEFLGRWSMLDIFVVAVMVGLVQLGQTAAVVPGMGATAFGAAVIFTMLSSMSFDPRLIWDAAEQAH
- a CDS encoding paraquat-inducible protein A, whose product is MNPPIDTVQSKLTACADCDLLLADLPVPEGSESVCPRCGHGLREGRPDSALFSALLSSVGLLLLIPAMGMPLLSLASTGLRHDVSITQAVLALGNDGYWEVATLVAVCALVAPFLNLWLVFAVGVVLQMGGAPPWLPALLRLNHHVREWAMPEVFLLAVLVSVVKLKDMAQLLPGVGLYCFICLMLCTLLIETLIDQHELWQTYEKNRAQEK
- a CDS encoding phytanoyl-CoA dioxygenase family protein, producing MTLPLTPWFDAPDAAAQASARCAAGEISASERDALVDFIRDGYVILPERIDAALIDQILDDIQQAPQHREQIVLRKNGQYSHPGTLGVVGRRKRIIDFHAFSDAALQVSLAAPITRFLSLLYGEPALAFQSLLFQYGSRQAMHRDPYYVVTGQPAFLTATWVALENIVEGSGELAYFVGSHRVSDTAFASGKTTWTRQTDSREQHESHLDRLVNTCENAGLERKTFLAEKGQILVWHAGLVHGGSPVLEPEQTRRSFVTHYCPMSDCPAFLQKQPTGADRYAQGDGFYASRHYDIPSRSVKKTQFLSHWETPQPRSQPKPSLEG
- the bioF gene encoding 8-amino-7-oxononanoate synthase; its protein translation is MNRWQQSWQEKLTERAENNLLRTVRVNAFDAQRSFISNDYLGLAQHPALKKALCAAAEKYGSGSGASHLLGGHSAPHQQLEEELTAFTGRERALLFSTGYMANLGVLTALLQKGDCVLQDKLNHASLLDGGLFSGADFRRYLHSDINSLEKHLTRCADKKVLVATDGVFSMDGDIAPLPELAVLCQQHQALLMVDDAHGFGVLGKNGAGSCEHFSLSQNAVPILMGTFGKALGSFGAFVAGSNDLIEMLIQFARPFIYTTALPPAQTAATSSALGLLKTESWRREKLQNNIAFFKQQAAQRQLALQDSPTAIQPLLIGSSVRVMQIDKQMRQRGFLVGAVRPPTVADNAARLRITLSAIHEEKDMAHLLDAIVDCLRATS
- the bioC gene encoding malonyl-ACP O-methyltransferase BioC, which produces MKSLPIILLHGWGFSSRIWQPLLQALAVRDCTQVFCLDLPGFGSAFHEHANSNDAVLQYLVEQLPERCVLGGWSLGGMLATQLAAKHPERVAGLITLGSNLYFTADDGWPGMPRQDFQQFCQRFDNQPEKTWQRFLGLQTRGDADCERTNALINTLVDFQDCNAHTATKMLKLLGEIDNRAIFSVLPMPSLHVLGDADAITPAAIAPQLSVMNAQQTTVVLSHSSHAMPVSHAETIADHILQFLQQPSAAISNNSPKKSHIANSFSRAATSYNQAAQLQKIVGEALLATLPDDLQGTALDFGCGTGFISAALQKKHPALRVIGVDLASGMLQTAQQTHAITAVQADMEQLPFATQSTDHLISNLALQWADDLTQCFTEWRRTLKPQGTLRFTTFLPNTLQELKTSWQAVDDAVHVNTFMTQEKIVGALQQAGFSSIETFSAAHVLYYDQLQDLARELKAIGAHNMNSGRPQGLTGKNRWATLITAYEMLRTERGLPATYEVLYVTAA
- a CDS encoding VanZ family protein; this encodes MSPQPNTLLRIPLPLRQIAFWSAWCVATLVMLLPTSSLPSVNIWDKAEHAMTFAGLMFLAWLAYQHRYSLTVLAALLIGYGVATECLQHFIPSRSFSVLDMVADSIGVLFMLFVLRLRNKS